The genomic segment GTCGGTGATGTCGAGATCGCACTGTAAGAGCTGAAAGGGAAAACCATGACCCAGCAACACATCACACTGACTCGCGAGCAGGCCGACGAGTTCGGCCGGGAGCTCGACGCCATCCGCGACCGGGTGATCGCCGACCTCGGTCAGACCGACGTCGACTACATCCGCCGGGTGATCAAGACCCAGCGCGCCATGGAGATCGGCGGCCGCGCGCTGCTGATGGCCGGCATCTTCCCGCCGGCCTGGCTGGCAGGCACCGCATTGCTCGGGATCTCAAAGATCCTGGACAACATGGAGATCGGCCACAACGTCATGCACGGGCAGTACGAGTGGACCGGCGATCCGGCGCTGCGCGGGCGCACGTTCGAGTGGGACACCGCCTGCCCGGCCGACCAGTGGCGGCACTCGCACAACTACTCCCACCACACGTTCACCAACATCGTGGGCATGGACCGCGACATCGGCTACGGCATCCTGCGGATGAGCCCCGATCAGCGCTGGCATCCGTACTACCTCGGCAACCCGGTGTACGCCTTCCTGCTGATGGTGCTGTTCCAATACGGCGTCGCGCTGCACGAACTGGAGACCGAACGCATTCGCTCCGGGGAGATCTCGCTCGACGACAAGCGGGACGTGCTGCGCGAGATCTGGCGCAAGACCCGCCGGCAGCTGCTCAAGGACTACGTGGCCTTCCCGCTGCTGGCCGGCCCGATGGCCCCGTTCGTGTTCACCGGCAACATGACTGCCAACCTAATGCGCAACGTCTGGTCGTACATGATCATTTTCTGCGGCCATTTCCCGGATGGCACACAGGAATTCACGGTCGAGGAGACTCGCAACGAGTCGCGCGGCCAGTGGTATTTTCGGCAGGTGCTGGGCTCAGCGAATCTGACCGGTGGCAAGCTGTTCCACCTGCTGTCGGGAAACCTGTCCCACCAGGTCGAGCACCACCTGTTCCCGGACGTCCCGGCGCGGCGCTACGCCGAGATGGCCCCGCAGGTCCGCGAGGTGTGCGAGCGCTACGGCATCCCCTACAACTCGGGGCCGCTGCCCAAGCAGTTCGCCACCGTGGTGCGCAAGATCGTCAAACTGGCGCTGCCCACCCGCCAGCGGCGCGAGGACGAGGCGCTGGTCGAGGCGGCCTGATCACTTGGGCCGCGACAGATCGTAGACGTCGGTATCGCCGACCTGGGTGACTGGAAATGTCGCGGTCACCCAGTCGGTGATGCCGCTGTGGCCGCGGCTGGTGCCGGGCCAGCCGCCGGCCTTTCCGCGCCAGTCCTTCTCGACGATGTAGTAGGCGATCTCGCCTGCGGACACATCCGCCTTGAACTGGCCCAGGCTCGGCGCCGGATCACTTCCGGTGAAGCCGCCGATGGCCATAACGGCAGTGCCGGTGGACAATTCGAGGCCGGCAGCAGCAGACGAGCCGGAGATGGCCGCCGACCACTTCGTGGTGGTGGCCCGCAGCAGATCGTCCAACCTCGGATTGTCCTTCGACTCACCGAAACCCGCTTCGGAACCGGTCTTCGGCCGAGACGGCCCGACGGTGGGTCCGCCACCCCGATGCGGCGTACCCAGCGTGGCCATCGCATAGGCGGTCGGGCCGGCCAGCACCGCCACCACACCCAGTACGGCGGCGGCCACCGCCACCCGGCGCGGGCGCGACGCCGACACCGCGACCACGACGGCGGCGACCACGGCACCGACCAGGATCGTCCATCGCAAGGCCGGCATCCAGTCGGCGTTGCGGCCCAACACCACCCAACTCCAGATGCCGGTCACCACGATCAGCGTGGTCACGCCGATCCGGCCGAACCATGACTGTCTGCGTACCCACATCTCGTGGGCCCCGATGGCCAACGTGCCCGCCACCGCGGGCGCCAGCGAGAGGCAGTAGTACGGGTGCACCATGCCCTTCATGTAGGACAGCACCAGACCGTCGATCACCAGCCAGCCGCCGAACAGCAGCACACCGGCGCGAACCAGATCGGTGCGCGGTGCGCGCCCGCGTGCGATCAACACGAGCACGACCGCGAGCAGCGCCGCGGGAATCAGCCAGCCGATCTCGAAACCGAACTCGCCGGTGAACAGGCGGCTCAGTCCCTGCTTCTGATTGCCCATCCCGCCGAAGCCGCCGGCGTGCCGCAGCCCGTTGCCGACCGAGTTGCCGAGCGGGTCGCTCGAGCCGAAACTCTGGTGATTGCGGCCGAGCACCCGCGCAAAACCGTTGTAGCCCAACACCAGATTCATGAAGTTGTCGTCGGTCGAGCCGGCGATGTAGGGCCGCGACGACGCCGGCCACACCAGGGTGAGCACCACGAACCAGCCGGCCGACACCACGAACGCGGCCGCGGCACCCAACAGGTGCAGCGCCCGGTGGCGCAGCGTCGTCGGCGCGGCGACCAGATAGGCCAGGCCGATCGCCGGAGCGATCATCAGGCCCTCGAGCATCTTGGCCAGGAATGCGAATCCCAGCGCGACCCCCGCCCACGCCAGCCACTTGCCGCTAGCCCGCTCGAGCGCACGCACCGTGCAGTACGCCGAGGCCATCATCAGCAGCACCATCGCGGCGTCGGGATTGTTGAACCGGAACATCAACGCGGCCACCGGTGTCAACGCCAGCGCCGCCCCCGCGAGCAGACCCGCGCGTGGGCCGCAGATCCGGGCGACCGCTGCGTAGAGCAGCCAGACCGTCGCCACGGCCATCAGGGCCTCGGGCACCAGCATGCTGGCACTGCTGAAACCGAACAGTTGACCCGACAACCCCATCACCCACTGCGATACCGGGGGCTTGTCGACGGTGATGAAGTTCTGCGAGTCCAGCGAGCCGAAGAGCAGCGCTTCCCAGTTCTTGGAGCCGGCCTGCGCAGCGCCCGCGTAGAACTGGTTGCCCATCCCGTTGACTGTGATGTTCCACAGGTACATGACCGCCGTCGCGACCAGCAGGACCGCCAGTCCGATCCGCTCCCGTCGCGAGGGCCGCACCGGTGACGGGCCTACTTCGCCGGAGTCCTCCGGCGCCTCGGCCGAAATCGTCGTTGTCACATCAGCCATTGACCCATTCCCGCCTGACCATTGGCTGAAAGGACGCTGTAAGCCCCTTTCCCTGACGGCGTGGCCGGGCCATGATGGCCAGTCACCAAGCGATCGGACTCACCGTGCCACTCGACACCCGAATCTTCTACGCCGTCAACCAGTTCGCCCGGGACACCCCGTGGTTGCAACCAATCGTGGCGGCGTACGCCAATTACGGGACCGCGCTGTTCGCCGCGCTGATCCTGGCGGGCTGGTGGGTCGCCCGCGGTCAGGGCTCCGCGAGGATGGCCGCCGCGGTGTGGGTGCCGCTCGGGGTGCTGGCGGTATTGGCGATCAACCAGCCGATCGCCGACGCCGTCGCCGAGGTGCGTCCCTGCAACGCGCTACACGACATCGTCGTGTTGCACTGCAACACCGATGCCGGATTCCCGAGCGACCACGCGGTCATGGCCGGTGCGGCGACGGTCGGGGTGTGGCTGGTACAGCGGCGCCTCGGCATTCTCGCCCTGCTCGCGTCGGTCCTGATGTGCTGTGCTCGGGTGTACGTGGCTGCCCACTTCCCACAAGACGTGGTGGCCGGGTTCGCGCTCGGGGCGGCGGTGGGTCTCGTCGGATACGTGCTGCTGCGACGGCCGTTGACGCGCATGATCGACGTCGTCTCGGAAAGCCGGCTGCGACCGTTGGTCGCCCTGCCGCGAAGCGGCGCCTAGGTGGTCGCGGACCGATAGGTCTCGGTCTGATGGCGGTGTGTTCGCTCGATGATGTCAGCGATCACGTCGGGATCGTCGGCGACCGTCAGTAGTTGGAGATCCTCGGCCGACACCATCCCGGAGGCCAGCAGCTGGTCGTGTATCCAATTCGCCAAACCGCTCCAGTGCTGTGAGCCGGCCAGCACCACCGGGAAATGCAGGATCTTGCCGGTCTGGATCAAGGTCAGCGCCTCGAAGAGTTCGTCGAGTGTTCCGAAGCCGCCCGGAAACACGACGAACGCCGAGGCGTAGCGGATGAACATCAACTTGCGGACGAAGAAGTGCCGGAACCGCAGGGGTACGGTCACGAACGGATTCACGCTCTGCTCATGGGGCAGCTCGATATTCAGGCCGATGGACCGCACACCTGCTTCGCACGCTCCCCGGTTCGCTGCCTCCATCGTGCCCGGACCGCCGCCGGTGATGATGTCGAATCCGCGGTCTCCCAAGCATTTCGCCACCTCGCGGGCCAGGGCGTAATAGCGATCATCCGTCGGCGTGCGCGCCGACCCGAATATCGACACCGCGTGCGCGACATCCGCCAGAGCGGCGAAGCCGTAGGCGATCTCGTCGCGGATGCGGGCCACCCGCATGGGATCGCTGTCGGCGAAGTCGGGAAAACCCGGTCCCAGGCAGTGCAGCAGTTCCTCGTCGAGAGTTGCCGGAGCACGCGGTGTCGGGGGCTGCGCAGGCACCATCGATCAAGGGTAAGGGGAATCGCGGCTACTTCGTGCCGAACAGCCGGTCACCGGCGTCGCCGAGACCCGGCACGATGTAGCCCTGCTCGTCGAGTCCGCGGTCGACCGCAGCCGTATAGATCGGCACCTCCGGATGCGCGTCGTGCAGGACGGCGACACCTTCCGGGCAGGTCAGCAGGCAGGCGAACTTGATGGAGCGGGGCCGGAATTCCTTGAGCCGGTCCACCGCAGCCACCGCCGAGTTACCGGTAGCGAGCATGGGGTCGACCACGACCACTTCGCGCTCGTGCAGATCGCTGGGCATCTTGAAGTAGTACTCAACGGCCACAAGGGTTTTCGGGTCACGGTACAAACCGATGTGGCCGATCCGGGCGCCGGGCACAACGGTCAGCATCCCGTCGAGGATGCCGGTGCCCGCCCGCATGATCGAGACGATCACCAGCTTCTTGCCGTCGATGACGGTGCCGCTGGTCGTCTCCAGCGGCGTCTCCACCGCGACCTCGTGGGTCGGCGTGTCGCGCAGCACCTCATAGGCCAGCAGCGTGGCCATCTCGTTGGCGAGGCGCCGAAACGTGTTGGTGGATGTCTCCTTGCGTCGCATCAAGGTCAACTTGTGCTGCACCAGGGGATGGTCGATGACGTGAACGTCGCGCATCAGAACACCGTGCCATCACTGACGATGGACAGCGGCGGCAGCCCACCGCGACGCTGCTGGGCCAGCATCCGACCCGCCGCCCAGGTGCCGCCCTCGAGCACCCGCGCCAGCGGCATCTGTGCGGCGTCCACGCCGAGTCGTGCGCGCACCAACGGCGCCAGCTCATCGAGCAGGGCGACCGTCAGCGCCCGCCATTCGACCACCAATTCGTCTGCGGCGGTGAGACTTCGGTCGTTGCCGTCCCGCAGCCGCAGCACGCCGGTGTCCAGCAGCAGTCCGCCGTTGCGGTACTCGGGAAGCCCAGTCAGCTCGTCGAGGTCGGTCACCGTCACGCCGGCGCAGCTGAACGGTTCCAGCAGCGAATAGGTGAGCCACTGCGACAGCTTGTGGAACGGCATCCAGCCCGCGGTGAGCCCTGGACCATCCAGTGCGGGATGCCGCCAGCAGTCGCCGAGCGGCTGATCGCCGATCCTGCTGCCGCCCGGCCAGATCGGTGCCAGTGCGGTCAGGACCGCGGACAGGATGTCGTGCGCGCGTACTGACTGTCCGCCGACGAAGTCGAGTAACCCGCCGGGACAGCCGTCGGCTCCGAAGACGTCCGGCGAGGCGGCGCAGACCGCGCCCAGCCGATGCAGCAACGCGACCCGACCGTCGAGCCCGACAAGGGGGTTGGCCTCTTCGACCTGGAACGCCTCCGCCAGCTGCTGCATGCTGATACCGGCGAGCCCGGCCGCGTCGACGCGCAGCGGATCATCGGCGTCCGAGGAGAACAGGCCCGCGGTGAAGGCGTGAAAGCTGGCTACCCCCAATCCTTCCGAACGGCTCAGTCGAAGGCCCGTCCCCGGCTCGGTGTAGCACCAGTCGGGTCCGGCTCCGGCGTCGAGCAGCACGCTGACCACGGTGAGATCGACCAGGGCGCGGAGGTCAGCGTCACCGAGAAGTGCCTTGCGGTCGACGCCGCCCGCCTCGAAGTGGCGCCAGCGGCTGTGGAACGGGATCCGCAGATCCGGATAGTTGCTTCGGGTCACGTCGGCCACCAGGGCGGCCGCGGAGTCCAGGGCATCGTCGTCCACGGTGAACCACCGTGACTGGCCGGCGCGCGCCCGGTCGGTCAAGATGGCGGCTCGCTCGCGGATGGCACGGGTGCTGCGCAACGCCGCGGCAGCCCCCGGCGGGCTGTCCACGCCGATCTCGGTGGCCGAGCCCATCAGTGGTCCAGCCCGCGGCCCTTGGCCTTCTTCAGCTCCTCGGCGTCGGGTACCGGACCCGGGGTGAAGTAACCGGCGGCCATCTTGGCGTCGATCTCCACCCTGGCGTCCGCTGGGATCAGCTCGTCGGGAATGTTGACCCGTTCGCCCACGTCGATTCCCGAGCCGACGATGGCGTCGTACTTCATGTTGCTCATCGACACCAACCGGTGGATCTTCTGGATCCCCAGCCAGTGCAGCACATCGGGCATCAACTCCTGAAACCGCATATCCTGAACCCCCGCAACACATTCCGTGCGGGCGAAGTAGCCCTCGGCGGTGTCGCCGCCCTGCTGCCGCTTGCGGGCGTTGTAGACCAGGAACTTGGTGACCTCACCCAGCGCGCGCCCCTCCTTGCGGGAGTAGGCGACCAGCCCGACGCCGCCGCGCTGCGCACCCAGGATGCATTCCTCGATCGCGTGCGTGAGATATGGCCGGCAGGTGCAGATGTCGGAGCCGAACACGTCGGAGCCGTTGCACTCGTCGTGCACCCGGGCGGTGAGCTCGACCTCGGGATCAGCGAGATCACGTGGGCTGCCGAAGATGTAGAGGGTCTGGCCGCCGATGGGCGGAAGGAACACCTCGAGATCGCCGCGGGTGACCAGCTCCGGATACATGCCGCCGGTCTCTTCGAACAGCACCCGCCGCAGGTGGGCTTCGCTGCAGCCGAAGCGTTCTGCCACGCCGGGCAGGAACCAGACCGGTTCGATCGCCGCCTTCGTCACCAGTGCGGCGCCCCCGGGCAGCAAGACCCGGCCGTCGGGAACCAGCCGACCCTTGCCGATCGCGTCGGCGATCTCCGGCAGGATCACGTGCGCCTTGGTCACCGCGATGGTCGGCCGGATGTCTTGACCGGCGGCCAGTTCGGCGGCGAACGCGTCGGCCACCATCGCGCCCCACGGGTCCAGGCTGACGATCGCCTCGGGACGGCTCCACTGGGGATACGGACCGATGAGGTCGGTCGGTGCGGTGTTGGTCAGATCGGCCCGGTGGTCACGGGACAGCGCGCCGGCCGCCACCGCGAGCGCGCGGTACACGCTGTAGGAACCGCTGTGGGTCCCGACGACATTGCGGTGGCTGCGCGTACTGGTCGTGCCGATCAGGGGACCGCGCTCAGCGGCGGTGGCCGCGCCCCATCTGATCGGCAGCGCGTCGTCGGCGCCGCGGTGCGACGTCAACCGGATGTGGCCGGGGCCTTGTGCTGCAGCGGACATGTGCACTCCTTCCGGAGAAGCTCGCCAGCTTAGTCACTTTGCGCGGTTCGCGCCGTGCGGCGATGCGACGTCGACATGAACGCCGAGCGTCACCCCAGAGTCGCGGTCGCCGCCCAGCGTGACGCTGGGGTGACGTTCGGCGTAGGGGTCACATCCCGAAGCGCGTCCGCTGCACGGCGGCGACGGCGTGCGGCGGGCCGAGGACATCGACCCGCGCCGCGTCCTGGCGTCCGAACAGGTACAGCAGCAGTTCACCCGGCGAGCCACTGAGCTCGGCAGTCGCCTCCCCGGCGCGGACCGTGAACCGCTGCGCTGTCCCCGCCCAGCCGATGTCCAGCCCGATGCCGGACAGCCGGCGGGACAGAAATCGGCTGCCGCGTCCTACGTTGCGCCACAGCGCGCCCTGCAGGTCCGGGGCCAGGTCCTCACGAGGTCCCAAGCCGTTGGCGCGCCGGACGTCCTCGTGGTGGACGAAGAACTCGTTGAGGCTGGGGAAGTCGCGCACCCATCCCAGCCGGAAGAACCCGACGGGTGGGCCGTGTCGAAGTCGGGCGACCAGCCAGGGGAAGTCCCGGCGGCGAACCATCGCGGCGGTGCGGCGCTGCGCAAACCGGGCGGGTGCACCCGGTAACACCAGACAGGGCGCAGCAATCGGATCACGCTCGCGCAGCAGTAGATGGGCGGCGAGGTGCTTGGTGGTGAACCCGTCGAGCAGGGTCGGTGCGTCCGGCCCCAGGTGTTCGAAGAGATCACACAGCGCCACGCGCTCCCGCGCGTCGAACGGTAGTTCAGTGTTCGGCATGAGCTGTCGCACCGAACGTCACACCAGAGTTGCGTTCGGCAACCAGCGTGACGCTGGTGTGACGCTCGGCGATTCCGGCCTCGCTCAAGGCTGTACGAGCACCCGGATCGGATTGCCTTCGGCCTCGTCGAGAATGCGGATGCCCTCGGCGATGTCTTCGAGCGGGATGATCTGGCTGATCGATCGGGACAGGTCCAGCCGACCCCGGGACACCAGCTGCGCCAGTGTTTCGATGTCCTTGTTGTGGTAGC from the Mycolicibacterium crocinum genome contains:
- a CDS encoding phosphatase PAP2 family protein, coding for MMASHQAIGLTVPLDTRIFYAVNQFARDTPWLQPIVAAYANYGTALFAALILAGWWVARGQGSARMAAAVWVPLGVLAVLAINQPIADAVAEVRPCNALHDIVVLHCNTDAGFPSDHAVMAGAATVGVWLVQRRLGILALLASVLMCCARVYVAAHFPQDVVAGFALGAAVGLVGYVLLRRPLTRMIDVVSESRLRPLVALPRSGA
- a CDS encoding GTP cyclohydrolase II; translation: MSAAAQGPGHIRLTSHRGADDALPIRWGAATAAERGPLIGTTSTRSHRNVVGTHSGSYSVYRALAVAAGALSRDHRADLTNTAPTDLIGPYPQWSRPEAIVSLDPWGAMVADAFAAELAAGQDIRPTIAVTKAHVILPEIADAIGKGRLVPDGRVLLPGGAALVTKAAIEPVWFLPGVAERFGCSEAHLRRVLFEETGGMYPELVTRGDLEVFLPPIGGQTLYIFGSPRDLADPEVELTARVHDECNGSDVFGSDICTCRPYLTHAIEECILGAQRGGVGLVAYSRKEGRALGEVTKFLVYNARKRQQGGDTAEGYFARTECVAGVQDMRFQELMPDVLHWLGIQKIHRLVSMSNMKYDAIVGSGIDVGERVNIPDELIPADARVEIDAKMAAGYFTPGPVPDAEELKKAKGRGLDH
- the upp gene encoding uracil phosphoribosyltransferase, which encodes MRDVHVIDHPLVQHKLTLMRRKETSTNTFRRLANEMATLLAYEVLRDTPTHEVAVETPLETTSGTVIDGKKLVIVSIMRAGTGILDGMLTVVPGARIGHIGLYRDPKTLVAVEYYFKMPSDLHEREVVVVDPMLATGNSAVAAVDRLKEFRPRSIKFACLLTCPEGVAVLHDAHPEVPIYTAAVDRGLDEQGYIVPGLGDAGDRLFGTK
- a CDS encoding fatty acid desaturase family protein gives rise to the protein MTQQHITLTREQADEFGRELDAIRDRVIADLGQTDVDYIRRVIKTQRAMEIGGRALLMAGIFPPAWLAGTALLGISKILDNMEIGHNVMHGQYEWTGDPALRGRTFEWDTACPADQWRHSHNYSHHTFTNIVGMDRDIGYGILRMSPDQRWHPYYLGNPVYAFLLMVLFQYGVALHELETERIRSGEISLDDKRDVLREIWRKTRRQLLKDYVAFPLLAGPMAPFVFTGNMTANLMRNVWSYMIIFCGHFPDGTQEFTVEETRNESRGQWYFRQVLGSANLTGGKLFHLLSGNLSHQVEHHLFPDVPARRYAEMAPQVREVCERYGIPYNSGPLPKQFATVVRKIVKLALPTRQRREDEALVEAA
- a CDS encoding URC4/urg3 family protein — protein: MGSATEIGVDSPPGAAAALRSTRAIRERAAILTDRARAGQSRWFTVDDDALDSAAALVADVTRSNYPDLRIPFHSRWRHFEAGGVDRKALLGDADLRALVDLTVVSVLLDAGAGPDWCYTEPGTGLRLSRSEGLGVASFHAFTAGLFSSDADDPLRVDAAGLAGISMQQLAEAFQVEEANPLVGLDGRVALLHRLGAVCAASPDVFGADGCPGGLLDFVGGQSVRAHDILSAVLTALAPIWPGGSRIGDQPLGDCWRHPALDGPGLTAGWMPFHKLSQWLTYSLLEPFSCAGVTVTDLDELTGLPEYRNGGLLLDTGVLRLRDGNDRSLTAADELVVEWRALTVALLDELAPLVRARLGVDAAQMPLARVLEGGTWAAGRMLAQQRRGGLPPLSIVSDGTVF
- a CDS encoding TIGR03085 family metal-binding protein, which translates into the protein MPNTELPFDARERVALCDLFEHLGPDAPTLLDGFTTKHLAAHLLLRERDPIAAPCLVLPGAPARFAQRRTAAMVRRRDFPWLVARLRHGPPVGFFRLGWVRDFPSLNEFFVHHEDVRRANGLGPREDLAPDLQGALWRNVGRGSRFLSRRLSGIGLDIGWAGTAQRFTVRAGEATAELSGSPGELLLYLFGRQDAARVDVLGPPHAVAAVQRTRFGM
- a CDS encoding ArnT family glycosyltransferase, which produces MADVTTTISAEAPEDSGEVGPSPVRPSRRERIGLAVLLVATAVMYLWNITVNGMGNQFYAGAAQAGSKNWEALLFGSLDSQNFITVDKPPVSQWVMGLSGQLFGFSSASMLVPEALMAVATVWLLYAAVARICGPRAGLLAGAALALTPVAALMFRFNNPDAAMVLLMMASAYCTVRALERASGKWLAWAGVALGFAFLAKMLEGLMIAPAIGLAYLVAAPTTLRHRALHLLGAAAAFVVSAGWFVVLTLVWPASSRPYIAGSTDDNFMNLVLGYNGFARVLGRNHQSFGSSDPLGNSVGNGLRHAGGFGGMGNQKQGLSRLFTGEFGFEIGWLIPAALLAVVLVLIARGRAPRTDLVRAGVLLFGGWLVIDGLVLSYMKGMVHPYYCLSLAPAVAGTLAIGAHEMWVRRQSWFGRIGVTTLIVVTGIWSWVVLGRNADWMPALRWTILVGAVVAAVVVAVSASRPRRVAVAAAVLGVVAVLAGPTAYAMATLGTPHRGGGPTVGPSRPKTGSEAGFGESKDNPRLDDLLRATTTKWSAAISGSSAAAGLELSTGTAVMAIGGFTGSDPAPSLGQFKADVSAGEIAYYIVEKDWRGKAGGWPGTSRGHSGITDWVTATFPVTQVGDTDVYDLSRPK
- a CDS encoding TIGR00730 family Rossman fold protein, with product MVPAQPPTPRAPATLDEELLHCLGPGFPDFADSDPMRVARIRDEIAYGFAALADVAHAVSIFGSARTPTDDRYYALAREVAKCLGDRGFDIITGGGPGTMEAANRGACEAGVRSIGLNIELPHEQSVNPFVTVPLRFRHFFVRKLMFIRYASAFVVFPGGFGTLDELFEALTLIQTGKILHFPVVLAGSQHWSGLANWIHDQLLASGMVSAEDLQLLTVADDPDVIADIIERTHRHQTETYRSATT